From the genome of Zalophus californianus isolate mZalCal1 chromosome 6, mZalCal1.pri.v2, whole genome shotgun sequence, one region includes:
- the BEGAIN gene encoding brain-enriched guanylate kinase-associated protein isoform X7, producing the protein MPSPLDRASAADMEKLSALQEQKGELRKRLSYTTHKLEKLETEFDSTRHYLEIELRRAQEELEKVTEKLRRIQSNYMALQRINQELEDKLYRMGQHYEEEKRALSHEIVALNSHLLEAKVTIDKLSEDNELYRKDCNLAAQLLQCSQTYGRVHKVSELPSDFQERVSLHMEKHGCSLPSPLCRPAYADSVPTCVIAKVLEKPDPTTLSSRLSDASARDLAFRDGMEKQGPRPPYKGDIYCSDTALYCPEERRRTRRPSVDAPVTDVGFLRAHNSTDSAAEEEEEAEAAAFPAGFQHEAFPGYAGSLPTSSSYSSFSATSEEKEHAQASTLTASQQAIYLNSRDELFDRKPPAAAYEGSPRFAKATASVAAPLEAEVAPGFARTMSPYPTEPFRFPASPGPQQALMPPNLWSLRAKPGAARLPGEDVRGQWRPLSVEDIGAYSYPATTAGRASPCSFSERYYGSGGSPGKKAEGRASPLYATYKADSFSEGDDLSQGHLAEPRFLRAGGDLSLSPGRAADPLPGYAPSQGDAERLGVQLCGAGGSPEPEHSPHSSRDSLEPSSMEASPEMHPAARLSPQPAFPRTGGSGLSRKDSLTKAQLYGTLLN; encoded by the exons CGCGCTGCAGGAGCAGAAGGGCGAGCTGCGCAAGCGGCTGTCCTACACCACGCACAAGCTCGAGAAGCTCGAGACCGAGTTCGACTCCACGCGCCACTACCTGGAGATCGAGCTGCGGCGCGCACAGGAGGAGCTCGAGAAGGTCACGGAGAAGCTGCGCAg GATTCAGAGCAACTACATGGCGCTGCAGAGGATCAACCAGGAGCTGGAGGACAAACTGTACCGCATG GGCCAGCACTATGAGGAAGAGAAGCGAGCGCTGAGCCACGAGATTGTTGCCCTCAACAGCCACCTGCTGGAGGCCAAGGTGACCATCGACAAGCTGTCGGAGGACAAT GAGCTCTATAGGAAGGACTGCAATCTAGCGGCCCAGCTGCTGCAGTGCAGCCAGACCTACGGCAGGGTCCATAAGGTGTCCGAG CTGCCCTCCGACTTCCAGGAGCGCGTGAGCCTGCACATGGAGAAGCACGGCTGCAGCCTGCCCTCCCCGCTCTGCCGTCCGGCCTATGCCGACAGTGTCCCCACCTGCGTCATTGCCAAGGTGCTGGAGAAGCCTGACCCCACCACCCTGTCCTCCCGCCTGTCTGATGCCTCAGCCCGCGACCTGGCCTTCCGGGATGGGATGGAGAAGCAGGGCCCACGCCCCCCCTACAAGGGGGACATCTACTGCAGCGACACGGCCCTCTACTGCCCCGAGGAGCGGCGGCGCACCCGGCGGCCCAGCGTGGACGCGCCCGTGACCGACGTGGGCTTCCTGCGGGCCCACAACTCCACCGACAGCGcagccgaggaggaggaggaggccgagGCGGCCGCCTTCCCCGCAGGCTTCCAGCATGAGGCCTTCCCAGGCTATGCGGGCTCGCTGCCCACGTCCAGCTCCTACTCCAGCTTCAGCGCCACGTCGGAGGAGAAGGAGCACGCCCAGGCCAGCACGCTCACTGCCTCGCAGCAGGCCATCTACCTGAACAGCCGCGACGAGCTCTTCGACCGCAAGCCGCCCGCCGCTGCCTACGAGGGCAGCCCGCGCTTCGCCAAAGCCACGGCCAGCGTGGCAGCGCCGCTCGAGGCCGAGGTGGCCCCGGGGTTTGCGCGGACCATGTCTCCGTACCCCACTGAGCCCTTCCGCTTCCCGGCTTCCCCGGGCCCCCAGCAGGCCCTGATGCCCCCAAACCTGTGGAGCCTGCGGGCCAAGCCGGGGGCGGCCCGGCTCCCTGGGGAGGACGTGCGGGGCCAGTGGCGGCCCCTGAGCGTGGAGGACATTGGCGCCTACTCCTACCCAGCCACCACTGCCGGCCGCGCCTCACCCTGCAGCTTCTCGGAACGCTACTATGGCAGTGGGGGCAGCCCGGGCAAGAAGGCCGAGGGCCGCGCCAGCCCCCTCTATGCCACCTACAAGGCCGACAGCTTCTCGGAGGGTGACGACCTCTCCCAGGGCCACCTGGCAGAGCCCCGCTTCCTCCGGGCCGGCGGCGACCTGAGCCTGAGCCCCGGCCGCGCAGCCGACCCACTGCCCGGCTACGCGCCCAGCCAGGGGGACGCGGAGAGGCTCGGGGTGCAGTTGTGCGGGGCGGGCGGCAGCCCTGAGCCCGAGCACAGCCCCCACAGTTCCAGGGACTCCCTGGAGCCCAGCTCCATGGAGGCCTCCCCGGAGATGCACCCCGCTGCCCGCCTCAGCCCCCAGCCAGCCTTCCCGCGGACTGGTGGCTCGGGGCTCAGCCGCAAGGACAGCCTCACGAAAGCCCAGCTCTACGGAACCTTGCTCAACTGA
- the BEGAIN gene encoding brain-enriched guanylate kinase-associated protein isoform X6 gives MWTGGRRPGRLRRAASAADMEKLSALQEQKGELRKRLSYTTHKLEKLETEFDSTRHYLEIELRRAQEELEKVTEKLRRIQSNYMALQRINQELEDKLYRMGQHYEEEKRALSHEIVALNSHLLEAKVTIDKLSEDNELYRKDCNLAAQLLQCSQTYGRVHKVSELPSDFQERVSLHMEKHGCSLPSPLCRPAYADSVPTCVIAKVLEKPDPTTLSSRLSDASARDLAFRDGMEKQGPRPPYKGDIYCSDTALYCPEERRRTRRPSVDAPVTDVGFLRAHNSTDSAAEEEEEAEAAAFPAGFQHEAFPGYAGSLPTSSSYSSFSATSEEKEHAQASTLTASQQAIYLNSRDELFDRKPPAAAYEGSPRFAKATASVAAPLEAEVAPGFARTMSPYPTEPFRFPASPGPQQALMPPNLWSLRAKPGAARLPGEDVRGQWRPLSVEDIGAYSYPATTAGRASPCSFSERYYGSGGSPGKKAEGRASPLYATYKADSFSEGDDLSQGHLAEPRFLRAGGDLSLSPGRAADPLPGYAPSQGDAERLGVQLCGAGGSPEPEHSPHSSRDSLEPSSMEASPEMHPAARLSPQPAFPRTGGSGLSRKDSLTKAQLYGTLLN, from the exons CGCGCTGCAGGAGCAGAAGGGCGAGCTGCGCAAGCGGCTGTCCTACACCACGCACAAGCTCGAGAAGCTCGAGACCGAGTTCGACTCCACGCGCCACTACCTGGAGATCGAGCTGCGGCGCGCACAGGAGGAGCTCGAGAAGGTCACGGAGAAGCTGCGCAg GATTCAGAGCAACTACATGGCGCTGCAGAGGATCAACCAGGAGCTGGAGGACAAACTGTACCGCATG GGCCAGCACTATGAGGAAGAGAAGCGAGCGCTGAGCCACGAGATTGTTGCCCTCAACAGCCACCTGCTGGAGGCCAAGGTGACCATCGACAAGCTGTCGGAGGACAAT GAGCTCTATAGGAAGGACTGCAATCTAGCGGCCCAGCTGCTGCAGTGCAGCCAGACCTACGGCAGGGTCCATAAGGTGTCCGAG CTGCCCTCCGACTTCCAGGAGCGCGTGAGCCTGCACATGGAGAAGCACGGCTGCAGCCTGCCCTCCCCGCTCTGCCGTCCGGCCTATGCCGACAGTGTCCCCACCTGCGTCATTGCCAAGGTGCTGGAGAAGCCTGACCCCACCACCCTGTCCTCCCGCCTGTCTGATGCCTCAGCCCGCGACCTGGCCTTCCGGGATGGGATGGAGAAGCAGGGCCCACGCCCCCCCTACAAGGGGGACATCTACTGCAGCGACACGGCCCTCTACTGCCCCGAGGAGCGGCGGCGCACCCGGCGGCCCAGCGTGGACGCGCCCGTGACCGACGTGGGCTTCCTGCGGGCCCACAACTCCACCGACAGCGcagccgaggaggaggaggaggccgagGCGGCCGCCTTCCCCGCAGGCTTCCAGCATGAGGCCTTCCCAGGCTATGCGGGCTCGCTGCCCACGTCCAGCTCCTACTCCAGCTTCAGCGCCACGTCGGAGGAGAAGGAGCACGCCCAGGCCAGCACGCTCACTGCCTCGCAGCAGGCCATCTACCTGAACAGCCGCGACGAGCTCTTCGACCGCAAGCCGCCCGCCGCTGCCTACGAGGGCAGCCCGCGCTTCGCCAAAGCCACGGCCAGCGTGGCAGCGCCGCTCGAGGCCGAGGTGGCCCCGGGGTTTGCGCGGACCATGTCTCCGTACCCCACTGAGCCCTTCCGCTTCCCGGCTTCCCCGGGCCCCCAGCAGGCCCTGATGCCCCCAAACCTGTGGAGCCTGCGGGCCAAGCCGGGGGCGGCCCGGCTCCCTGGGGAGGACGTGCGGGGCCAGTGGCGGCCCCTGAGCGTGGAGGACATTGGCGCCTACTCCTACCCAGCCACCACTGCCGGCCGCGCCTCACCCTGCAGCTTCTCGGAACGCTACTATGGCAGTGGGGGCAGCCCGGGCAAGAAGGCCGAGGGCCGCGCCAGCCCCCTCTATGCCACCTACAAGGCCGACAGCTTCTCGGAGGGTGACGACCTCTCCCAGGGCCACCTGGCAGAGCCCCGCTTCCTCCGGGCCGGCGGCGACCTGAGCCTGAGCCCCGGCCGCGCAGCCGACCCACTGCCCGGCTACGCGCCCAGCCAGGGGGACGCGGAGAGGCTCGGGGTGCAGTTGTGCGGGGCGGGCGGCAGCCCTGAGCCCGAGCACAGCCCCCACAGTTCCAGGGACTCCCTGGAGCCCAGCTCCATGGAGGCCTCCCCGGAGATGCACCCCGCTGCCCGCCTCAGCCCCCAGCCAGCCTTCCCGCGGACTGGTGGCTCGGGGCTCAGCCGCAAGGACAGCCTCACGAAAGCCCAGCTCTACGGAACCTTGCTCAACTGA
- the BEGAIN gene encoding brain-enriched guanylate kinase-associated protein isoform X8 has translation MALQRINQELEDKLYRMGQHYEEEKRALSHEIVALNSHLLEAKVTIDKLSEDNELYRKDCNLAAQLLQCSQTYGRVHKVSELPSDFQERVSLHMEKHGCSLPSPLCRPAYADSVPTCVIAKVLEKPDPTTLSSRLSDASARDLAFRDGMEKQGPRPPYKGDIYCSDTALYCPEERRRTRRPSVDAPVTDVGFLRAHNSTDSAAEEEEEAEAAAFPAGFQHEAFPGYAGSLPTSSSYSSFSATSEEKEHAQASTLTASQQAIYLNSRDELFDRKPPAAAYEGSPRFAKATASVAAPLEAEVAPGFARTMSPYPTEPFRFPASPGPQQALMPPNLWSLRAKPGAARLPGEDVRGQWRPLSVEDIGAYSYPATTAGRASPCSFSERYYGSGGSPGKKAEGRASPLYATYKADSFSEGDDLSQGHLAEPRFLRAGGDLSLSPGRAADPLPGYAPSQGDAERLGVQLCGAGGSPEPEHSPHSSRDSLEPSSMEASPEMHPAARLSPQPAFPRTGGSGLSRKDSLTKAQLYGTLLN, from the exons ATGGCGCTGCAGAGGATCAACCAGGAGCTGGAGGACAAACTGTACCGCATG GGCCAGCACTATGAGGAAGAGAAGCGAGCGCTGAGCCACGAGATTGTTGCCCTCAACAGCCACCTGCTGGAGGCCAAGGTGACCATCGACAAGCTGTCGGAGGACAAT GAGCTCTATAGGAAGGACTGCAATCTAGCGGCCCAGCTGCTGCAGTGCAGCCAGACCTACGGCAGGGTCCATAAGGTGTCCGAG CTGCCCTCCGACTTCCAGGAGCGCGTGAGCCTGCACATGGAGAAGCACGGCTGCAGCCTGCCCTCCCCGCTCTGCCGTCCGGCCTATGCCGACAGTGTCCCCACCTGCGTCATTGCCAAGGTGCTGGAGAAGCCTGACCCCACCACCCTGTCCTCCCGCCTGTCTGATGCCTCAGCCCGCGACCTGGCCTTCCGGGATGGGATGGAGAAGCAGGGCCCACGCCCCCCCTACAAGGGGGACATCTACTGCAGCGACACGGCCCTCTACTGCCCCGAGGAGCGGCGGCGCACCCGGCGGCCCAGCGTGGACGCGCCCGTGACCGACGTGGGCTTCCTGCGGGCCCACAACTCCACCGACAGCGcagccgaggaggaggaggaggccgagGCGGCCGCCTTCCCCGCAGGCTTCCAGCATGAGGCCTTCCCAGGCTATGCGGGCTCGCTGCCCACGTCCAGCTCCTACTCCAGCTTCAGCGCCACGTCGGAGGAGAAGGAGCACGCCCAGGCCAGCACGCTCACTGCCTCGCAGCAGGCCATCTACCTGAACAGCCGCGACGAGCTCTTCGACCGCAAGCCGCCCGCCGCTGCCTACGAGGGCAGCCCGCGCTTCGCCAAAGCCACGGCCAGCGTGGCAGCGCCGCTCGAGGCCGAGGTGGCCCCGGGGTTTGCGCGGACCATGTCTCCGTACCCCACTGAGCCCTTCCGCTTCCCGGCTTCCCCGGGCCCCCAGCAGGCCCTGATGCCCCCAAACCTGTGGAGCCTGCGGGCCAAGCCGGGGGCGGCCCGGCTCCCTGGGGAGGACGTGCGGGGCCAGTGGCGGCCCCTGAGCGTGGAGGACATTGGCGCCTACTCCTACCCAGCCACCACTGCCGGCCGCGCCTCACCCTGCAGCTTCTCGGAACGCTACTATGGCAGTGGGGGCAGCCCGGGCAAGAAGGCCGAGGGCCGCGCCAGCCCCCTCTATGCCACCTACAAGGCCGACAGCTTCTCGGAGGGTGACGACCTCTCCCAGGGCCACCTGGCAGAGCCCCGCTTCCTCCGGGCCGGCGGCGACCTGAGCCTGAGCCCCGGCCGCGCAGCCGACCCACTGCCCGGCTACGCGCCCAGCCAGGGGGACGCGGAGAGGCTCGGGGTGCAGTTGTGCGGGGCGGGCGGCAGCCCTGAGCCCGAGCACAGCCCCCACAGTTCCAGGGACTCCCTGGAGCCCAGCTCCATGGAGGCCTCCCCGGAGATGCACCCCGCTGCCCGCCTCAGCCCCCAGCCAGCCTTCCCGCGGACTGGTGGCTCGGGGCTCAGCCGCAAGGACAGCCTCACGAAAGCCCAGCTCTACGGAACCTTGCTCAACTGA